One window of the Panulirus ornatus isolate Po-2019 chromosome 12, ASM3632096v1, whole genome shotgun sequence genome contains the following:
- the LOC139752236 gene encoding acyl-coenzyme A thioesterase 3-like gives MEYFLEAVDYLQSVPNGNRGRVGVVGSSKGAEFAILLAGLSSDVKAVVAISPYNLNIDANLLLRGKSYLKGFRITKESMNVKIGSDGIIHTWGKENFFHWDHPLILPIEKKAADCLVLLVAGDQDGSHAHRSAITLSERARRLDCGNVYTLILPGTGHIIDPPYHAFQKSIMALNPLRKTATSDTLLNMPYHFGGEAWWTARGATDMWKRAREVLHLKLVQEAGLPHDTAN, from the coding sequence ATGGAATACTTTCTTGAAGCTGTGGACTACCTGCAAAGTGTTCCGAATGGAAaccgagggagggtgggagtcgtGGGCTCCAGCAAGGGAGCTGAATTTGCGATTTTATTGGCTGGGTTATCTAGTGATGTGAAGGCAGTGGTGGCTATAAGTCCTTACAATTTGAATATTGATGCAAATCTTCTATTAAGAGGCAAGTCATATTTGAAGGGTTTCAGAATTACAAAAGAAAGTATGAATGTTAAAATTGGAAGTGATGGCATCATTCATACGTGGGGAAAGGAAAACTTTTTTCACTGGGATCATCCGCTGATTCTTCCCATAGAAAAGAAAGCTGCAGATTGTCTTGTGCTGCTTGTGGCTGGTGACCAAGATGGAAGTCATGCGCATCGGTCGGCTATAACGTTGTCAGAACGCGCCAGACGTCTGGACTGTGGCAACGTATACACCCTCATTCTTCCTGGAACGGGTCATATTATTGACCCTCCCTACCACGCGTTCCAGAAATCTATAATGGCTTTGAACCCGTTGAGAAAGACGGCCACTTCTGATACACTGCTCAACATGCCATATCATTTCGGGGGTGAGGCTTGGTGGACGGCTCGGGGTGCCACAGATATGTGGAAGCGAGCCAGGGAGGTCCTGCATCTTAAGCTGGTTCAGGAAGCTGGACTACCCCATGATACGGCTAACTAA